TGTCCAGCGACTTCGTTGCGGTACTGGAACCTTACGGCGTGCGTCACCCGGGGGAGACCATTGATGCGGCCGAACTCGCCCAGTCCGCGCAGGTCTCGGCGGGGACCAGCAAGATGATCACCGCCATCGGCGTGCTCTTGTTCCAGGCGGAGAAGAGTGGGGACGAGATGACGGTGCCGTTTTCGGTTGAGCGATCAGGCCAGTATGTGATCACCCTCGGGCACTACAAGTCGCCTTCGTATGGATCGGTGCAAGTGCTGGTGGATGGGCAGCCGCTGGGTGAGCCGGTGACTGGAACCGCGGGATCGGTGGGTCCGGCTGCGCCCGCAAGGCTCGGAGAAGTGGCCCTTGACGCCGGGGAACACGCCCTGGCCCTGCGGCTGACGAAGGACGATAACGCCGGACATTTCTGGTTCGGGCTGACCAGCGTCACACTCACGCCCTCGGGTCAGGAAGAGCCCACGGAGCCGCGGCCCTTCATCAAGTCGGTGCGGCGGCTGCCCGTGGATTCGTCGGGCGACAAGATCACGCCCGTGGGTATTCTGGTGGAACTGGAGGACGGCGCGACCGACGTGTTCCTCTCGGCAGGCGATGCGGACAAAGCCCGGGAGTTCGGCGGACTTGACACATCCCTGCGATTCCAGGGCTGCTTCGCCTATCTGCGAGTCCGTGGCGGACGGGTGGAGCAGGCGGCCCTGTCCGGAGCGCGTGAGCTGCGGTTCGGCGACCTGACCATCGCCTGCGCGCAGGATCAGTACTCGGGCAAGGTGACTGCGGTGGACGAGGCGGCGTCGGTCGTGGATGTGGACGCACAACTGCCTGCCGATGGCCGTCTGAACGGGCAGGTGATCCTGTTCGATAACCCACTGTACAGCCGCAATACGGCACACCGGATCGTCCGGGTCGAGAACATCCCCACAGGCTCGCGGATTCACCTGGAGAGCGCGACTCTGGTGCTGGGGACCGGGATTCTCGAGGATGATCCAGCGAATGCGCAAGAGTTCGTGAGCCTCCTCGCCCACGAATACGCCACTTGCGACAGCCCCGACGGCACGCAGTTCATGAGCGGTAAGCTGCTCAAGGCGAGAGACGCTCAGACCCGGGTGATCCGTACCAGACTGGGGCAACTCATGCGCTACACTGTAGAGAGCACCGAGGGGTTCCGCGCGGGAACGGAGTTCGCTATCTGCGACGTCCAGATGGACGACAGCTTCTCGATACCCGCGGTCGCTCACGTGACGGCCGGCGCGCGCAGTGGCTATCGTGCCACCGGGAACGTTGCGGTGACGGTCTCAGGGGCTGGAAGGCCTGAGGCGCTGGCCCCTTGACATCTGCGCGGGTGGCAGAGCTGGAGATGCAACGAGAGCCGGGCGGATGCCCGGCTCTCGTTCATTGTTGGAGTATGATGGCTTGGGCTAGACTGCGGAGCGATGGGAGAGAAGTACGCTCTCGATCAGAGATTGCAGGCCACGGGGTTCGAAAGGCTTTGTCAGGAAAGCCAGCCCGTCGCCGGGAAGATCATCGATCGTCTCTTCGGTGGTCAGGACGACCATCGGGATCTCGCACGTCGCCTGATCTGTTCTCAACTGGTCCAGAAGACTGCCCCCGCCCGGAGCCAGCATCATAGAATCAAGCACAATCAGATCTGGATGTTCGTCCTTTGCAAGCTCGATCGCCTGCTGTCCACTGCCTGCGATATCTGTCCGAAAGCCCTTCTGCCGGATCAGCAGGTCAAGAAGCCTTGCAAGACCTGGCTGCTCCTCGGCGATAAGGATTTTCGGGCGCGTCAATACATCGCCACCTCCTTTCGCCTCGCGACTGTTACCGCTGAATTTACTGGTCATGGGTCCCCGCCCCTTTATCTTACCCACCAGTCTGTCGAACAAACGACGCCGCTAATGATAGCACAGACTGCAAGGCAGTGCCACCAGGGAATCCGGAAGCAGAGGCCTTTCCATGGCGCCCAGCGCCGGCAGGTCATCGGCATTCGGGGTGCGAATACTGCCTGCAAGACATGACCGTAAAATCCCCCACCGGACGATTGGTTGCCTACCTGCTCCTGGTCCTCGGATCGGTCGCCTTTCTGTTCCCTCTGGTTTGGATGATCTCCACCTCCCTCAAGCCCATCGAGGAGACCATGCGGGTGCCACCGGTCTGGATCCCCTCCACGATCCAGTGGCGCAACTACGCCGACGCTGTAACCTACGGCAGCGACAAGCTCGGCTACATCCCCTTCCTGCGCTATGCCGTGAACACCCTGTATCTCGCGGTTCTGGGGGTCATCGGCACTGTGCTTTCCAATGCCCTCGTGGCCTACGGGTTCGCGCGCATCAACTGGAAGGGCCGGGACATCGTCTTTGCCATCGCACTCGCGACCATGATGGTGCCCTTCCCTGTGACCATGGTCGCGGTCTTTGCGATCTTCCGCGAACTGGGGTGGATCGGGACATTCCGGCCGCTCTGGGTCCCCGCATTCCTGGGCAGCGCCTTCAATATCTTTCTCCTGCGCCAGTTCTTCTTGAGCATCCCTCGGGAGCTTTCCGACGCCGCGCGCATCGACGGCTGCTCGGAACTGGGGATCTTCCGCCATGTAGTTCTGCCTTTGTCGAAACCCGCGCTGGCGGTGGTTGCGCTGTTCCACTTCCTTTATGTCTGGAACGACTTCCTGGGCCCGCTGATCTACCTGACGGACCAGAAGATGTTTACCTTGTCATTGGGCCTGCAGTTCTACCAGAGCCAGCACGGCGGCACGGAATGGCACATGCTGATGGCCGCCTCTTCGATCGTGGTCCTGCCGCTGATTGTCCTGTTCTTTTTTACCCAGCGGCAGTTCATCCAAGGGATCACGATGACGGGACTGAAGGGGTAGAGAGGCTGGCGTCCCGCGCTGGCGCCCCGGGTTGACGCCCCGGGTTGAAACCCGGGGCTAGGGGCCTTCGGCCGGGCGTCCTGCGGACGGGCTTTCCTGTCCCGCGCTGGCGCCCCGCGCTGAAGCACGGGGCTGTGGGCCTTCGGCCGTGCGTCCTACGGACGGGCTTTCCCGTCCCGCGCTGACGCCCCGCGCTGAAGCACGGGGCTGTGGGCCTTCGGCCGGGCGTCCTGAGGGACGCGAAGATTGACGCCCCGGGTTGACGCCCCGGGTTGAAACCCGGGGCTAGGGGCCTTCGGCCGGGCGTCCTGAGGGACGCGAAGGCTGAGCGTCCCGCTCGACAGGCCGTTCGCCGTTGCCGTCCAGCCCCGAAGGGGCGTCAGTCTCTTGCCACCAGCGTAAGCTGGTGGAATCAGGCCCCCATCGAGATTATAAGAGCCCCCGAAGGGGGCGGCAGAAACCCGAGCTCCGCCTGCGGGGGCGTCGATGCCCCGCGCTGACGCCCCGCGCTGAAGCACGGGGCTGTGGGCCTTCGGCCGTGCGTCCTGCGGACGGGCTTTCCTGTCCCACGCTGGCGCCCCGCGCTGAAGCACGGGGCTGTGGGCCTTCGGCCGGGCGTGCTGCGGACGGTATGGCGGACACGAGTGCCAGATCAGGCCCACAGACATACGATCACGGCCATTGTGCGTCTGGCTGAGCCGGTCACCCCCCTCACATTCCCGGGTACAGCGTGTTGTTGTAGTGCGTCGGGATTGCCAGCGGTCTCGCGTTGGCGTAGATGCACGCGCCCCGGGAGCCGAACAGAATCACCTCGTCGCGGCTGTCGCCCCACACATCGGCCCGGGTGCAGTAGAAATGGGCGCGGCGGTCTTCCTCGCTGCGGTCCGGGGTACACTGCATCGGCAGCGTGTCCATGATCTGTCCCTGGCCGTCGTAGATCGCCACGCTCTCCCCCGGCCCGCGGGCATACACCAGCACCCCGTCGGTCCCGTCGCCCATCCAGTTCACCGCGATGCAGGCCGCGTACCAGCCCCCGGCCGGCTGCTCTCGACGCCAGATCTCGGCGCCCTGCGGGTCATAGAGGTAGAGGGTGGCCGAATCACGCTGTCCATCGGCGCGGGGCTGCCCGCGGTCGATCACCGCATACTGGAGTTCGGAGTCGTGCCGGAAGCGTCCTGCCACCACATGCTGGGCTTCGGCGAGAGGGTGGCCCCACAGTTCGGACCCGTCCGGGCGCAGGCAGTGGATGCCGTGGTTGCCGAAAAGCAGGTTCCAGCTTCCATCGGCGCGCCGGACCGAATACGCGGCGTCCTGGTGAGCGCCTCGTGGGTCGTGGCTGAAGAGCACCGTCCCGTCGTGGTCGATAAGCGCGAAGCCCACGAACACCTCGTCGCGGCCATCATTGTCCGTATCGCACAGGGCCGGGAAATGCCCGGTGGACCCCGCCCATTCCCAGAGCACCTCGCCCTCGTGAGACACGCCCCACATGGTCCAATAGCGGTCTTTCACCACGAGGTCCGCGCGACGTCCGCGCCCTGTCAGGTCGGCGAAGAGGAAGCAGTCGTCCGCCGGTGCGGGCAGGTCGAAGCCGCCCTTCTCCTCGCCTGTCTGCGCGTCGAGGACCATCATGCGCGCCTTGCCCTCGTACCGCGTGGCGCGCTCCCGGGCCCAGCTTGCGTTCGTGTCCCATTCCGCGTACGTGGCCTGGCGGACATAGAGGACCTCATTGCGCCCGTCGGCGTCCCAGTCGTAGACCTGCACCGGGAGATCGGCGTAGATTTCGCCATTATCGGCGGAGTGGACGCCCTTCTGCCAGAGTATCTCGCCGGAGATCGTGGTCGCGGTGAGGCAGGTGATCTCCCGGGTGGCGCGGATGCTCTGGACGAACAGCAGGTCCGGCGCACCGTCGCCGTTGAGATCACCCACGCGCACGGTCTCCGCGCCGAAATCCCGGACGTCGATGAGGCTGACGAGGTGGTGGGTCATGGGGTTCTTCTCCTGGGCACGGGCGAGTGTGCACGCAAGGGTGCAGGTGAGCAGGAGACAGGTTGCGCGGGTCATGTTGTCTGTCCTTTCAGCGTCCTGAGAAACCTCGACCCTTACCTCCCCTGCAATTCGCGCCGCATCTGCACGTTCGTTGGCCTGCCCGCGGGAACCGGGCGCTGGAAGCCCTCGGGGAGCACGTACAACTCGTGTACAGACCACCAGTAGTAGCTGTCCCAGCCGGTCTGGATGATGAGCACGAAGCGCGCGTCCACGGGGGCGAACTCGCAGCGCCAGATGCCATGCCGCACGCTGCGCCGGGACGCGCCCTCTTCAGCCCGGGCCACGGTCTCCCAGGTCTCCCCATCCGGGGAAACCCGCACTTCGTAGCCGCGAGGGTAGTCCAGCTTCGACCGCGCGATGTCCAGCCAGATGCCCTGAACGCGTCGGCTCTCTCCGAGATCGACCTGAAGCCAGTCGCCGGGTCGCATTGCACGGCCTGTAGTCCAGCGGGTCCCGGTTTCGCGGTCAATTGCGGCGGCGGTGTCGGTCTCGGATGCCTGACGATTGCCGGGCACCCCGGCTGTAAGGGTCCAGCCGTCGGGTTTGAGGCCCGGGTGGATGTCGGGTGAAGGAGCGGCGACCCATCGCACCTGTTTCGAGACGGGATACGGTGCAAGGACCCTGATGTAGCGGGAGAGGTCCAGCACCTGCCCCGCCTCGACGCGGAATTCGGAGGCAAGGCGGATCGGCCGGGTCTTGCCGTCTCGCGCGATCTGGCGGATGGTGACGTCGCAGTCCTCGAAGGTCTTCAGGATGGACAGTGTGAGCTTGCCGGACCGAGGCGAATAGTCCACCTGTCCCCAGAATCCCGGGAGGAATACGGGGCAGTGCAGTTCGGTCTCGGCTGAGAATGTGCGGGGCGAAATGAAGAGCGTCCGGCCGGGCGCATCCAGGGAGAGG
Above is a window of Armatimonadota bacterium DNA encoding:
- a CDS encoding carbohydrate ABC transporter permease, whose amino-acid sequence is MTVKSPTGRLVAYLLLVLGSVAFLFPLVWMISTSLKPIEETMRVPPVWIPSTIQWRNYADAVTYGSDKLGYIPFLRYAVNTLYLAVLGVIGTVLSNALVAYGFARINWKGRDIVFAIALATMMVPFPVTMVAVFAIFRELGWIGTFRPLWVPAFLGSAFNIFLLRQFFLSIPRELSDAARIDGCSELGIFRHVVLPLSKPALAVVALFHFLYVWNDFLGPLIYLTDQKMFTLSLGLQFYQSQHGGTEWHMLMAASSIVVLPLIVLFFFTQRQFIQGITMTGLKG
- a CDS encoding response regulator, giving the protein MTRPKILIAEEQPGLARLLDLLIRQKGFRTDIAGSGQQAIELAKDEHPDLIVLDSMMLAPGGGSLLDQLRTDQATCEIPMVVLTTEETIDDLPGDGLAFLTKPFEPRGLQSLIESVLLSHRSAV